Proteins from one Paraburkholderia sp. BL10I2N1 genomic window:
- the proC gene encoding pyrroline-5-carboxylate reductase: MKIAFIGGGNMAAALIGGLVKRGVAPADLYAIDPNEDVRRRNEQQFGIRTGASADTALGSFDAVLLAVKPQVLKSVAESIAPHLSTTQLVISIAAGIRVEDMSRWLNGHARIVRTMPNTPALIGMGATGLFASAGVDAAGRALASQVLGAVSETVWFDDEAKIDAVTAISGSGPAYVFYFIEALEEAARQLGMDEAQGRALAVATFTGAAQLAAQSDEPPAVLRERVTSKGGTTAAALSSFDASGVKDAIVRGALAADARAREMGDEFGRQ, from the coding sequence ATGAAAATTGCCTTTATTGGCGGCGGCAATATGGCTGCTGCGCTCATCGGGGGTCTGGTCAAGCGCGGCGTCGCGCCGGCGGACCTGTATGCGATCGACCCGAACGAAGACGTACGCAGGCGCAATGAGCAGCAGTTCGGCATTCGCACCGGTGCCTCCGCAGACACCGCACTGGGGTCGTTCGACGCCGTCCTGCTGGCCGTGAAACCGCAAGTCCTGAAGAGCGTCGCCGAAAGCATCGCACCGCATCTCTCGACCACGCAACTCGTCATCAGCATCGCTGCAGGCATCCGCGTCGAGGACATGTCTCGCTGGTTGAACGGGCACGCGCGCATCGTGCGCACGATGCCCAATACGCCCGCGCTGATCGGCATGGGCGCAACGGGTCTGTTCGCTTCTGCAGGCGTGGATGCAGCGGGCCGTGCGCTGGCGTCGCAGGTGCTCGGCGCAGTGAGCGAAACCGTGTGGTTCGACGATGAAGCGAAGATCGACGCCGTCACTGCCATTTCCGGCAGCGGCCCGGCGTATGTGTTCTATTTCATCGAGGCGCTGGAAGAGGCCGCGCGCCAGCTTGGCATGGACGAGGCGCAAGGCCGTGCGCTCGCTGTCGCAACGTTCACCGGCGCTGCGCAACTCGCCGCGCAGTCGGACGAGCCGCCCGCTGTGTTGCGCGAGCGGGTGACATCGAAGGGCGGAACGACAGCCGCCGCGCTCTCATCGTTCGATGCGTCGGGCGTGAAAGATGCCATCGTGCGTGGCGCACTGGCTGCCGACGCGCGGGCGAGAGAAATGGGCGACGAGTTCGGGCGCCAGTAG
- the ubiA gene encoding 4-hydroxybenzoate octaprenyltransferase: protein MFARLPLYLRLVRMDKPIGSLLLLWPTLNALWIASDGHPSLWLLVVFMVGTVLMRSAGCAINDYADRDFDRYVKRTENRPITSGKIKAWEAVALAAGLSLLAFLLILPLNTLTKELSVAALFVAGTYPFTKRFFAIPQAYLGIAFGFGIPMAFAAIQNHVPMLAWVMLLANVFWSVAYDTEYAMVDRDDDIKIGIRTSALTFGRFDVLAVMLCYAATLAIYVGIGIVLGFGVLYWLGWAAALGCSIYHYTLIRNRERMPCFAAFRHNNWLGGALFVGIAAHYAAATF, encoded by the coding sequence ATGTTCGCTCGACTTCCGCTCTATCTCCGCCTTGTCCGCATGGACAAGCCGATCGGCAGCCTGTTACTGCTCTGGCCGACGCTCAATGCGTTGTGGATTGCATCGGATGGTCATCCGTCGCTGTGGCTGCTGGTCGTTTTCATGGTCGGTACCGTGCTGATGCGTTCGGCGGGCTGCGCGATCAATGACTACGCGGATCGCGATTTCGATCGCTACGTGAAGCGCACCGAAAACCGTCCGATCACGTCGGGCAAGATCAAGGCGTGGGAAGCGGTCGCGCTGGCGGCGGGACTGTCGCTGCTCGCGTTTCTGTTGATCCTGCCGCTCAACACGCTCACCAAGGAGCTTTCGGTGGCGGCGCTGTTCGTCGCGGGCACGTATCCGTTCACGAAGCGTTTCTTTGCGATTCCACAGGCGTATCTCGGCATCGCATTTGGCTTTGGCATTCCAATGGCGTTTGCCGCGATACAGAACCACGTGCCGATGCTCGCGTGGGTGATGCTGCTCGCCAATGTGTTCTGGTCGGTTGCGTACGATACCGAATACGCGATGGTCGACCGCGACGACGATATCAAGATCGGTATCCGCACATCCGCGCTGACCTTCGGCCGCTTCGACGTGCTTGCCGTGATGCTCTGTTATGCGGCCACGCTCGCTATCTACGTCGGCATCGGCATCGTGCTCGGCTTCGGCGTGCTGTACTGGCTAGGCTGGGCGGCTGCCCTGGGCTGTTCGATCTACCACTACACGCTGATCCGCAACCGCGAGCGGATGCCGTGTTTCGCCGCTTTCCGCCATAACAACTGGCTTGGCGGCGCGCTTTTCGTGGGCATTGCCGCGCACTACGCGGCCGCCACTTTCTGA
- a CDS encoding Dps family protein, whose amino-acid sequence MAKKEAVQHVNIGISDKDRKKIAEGLSRLLADTYTLYLKTHNFHWNVTGPMFNTLHLMFETQYTELSMAVDLIAERIRALGVHAPGSYKEFAKLSSIPEADGVPAAEEMIRQLVEGQEAVVRTARGIFPSTEAANDEPTADLLTQRMQTHEKTAWMLRSMLA is encoded by the coding sequence ATGGCCAAGAAAGAAGCCGTACAGCATGTCAATATCGGTATCAGCGACAAGGATCGCAAGAAGATCGCGGAAGGGCTGTCGCGCTTGCTCGCTGATACGTACACGCTCTACCTCAAGACCCACAACTTCCACTGGAATGTGACTGGCCCGATGTTCAACACGCTGCACTTGATGTTCGAGACGCAGTACACGGAACTCTCGATGGCCGTCGACCTGATCGCCGAACGCATCCGTGCGCTGGGTGTGCATGCCCCGGGGAGCTACAAGGAATTCGCGAAGCTGTCGTCGATTCCCGAAGCGGACGGCGTGCCGGCCGCGGAAGAAATGATCCGCCAGCTGGTGGAAGGCCAGGAAGCCGTGGTGCGTACCGCCCGCGGGATTTTCCCGTCGACGGAAGCCGCTAACGACGAGCCGACCGCCGATCTGCTGACGCAACGTATGCAGACGCATGAAAAAACTGCGTGGATGCTGCGCTCGATGCTGGCTTGA
- a CDS encoding catalase translates to MSERKLTTAAGAPVADNQNSMTAGARGPVALQDVWLIEKLAHFDREVIPERRVHAKGSGAFGTLKVTHDITRYTKAKVFAEVGKETPLFMRFSTVAGERGAADAERDVRGFSIKFYTEEGNWDVVGNNTPVFFIRDPLKFPDFIHTQKRDPYTNMRSNIAAWDFWSRHPESLHQVTILMSDRGIPKNYRKMHGFGSHTFSFINANNERFWVKFHFKSMQGIENYTDAEAAQVIASDRESAQRDLVGSIDSGNFPKWRFCIQVMPEADAATYRYNPFDITKVWPYRDYPLIDVGVIELNRNAQNYFADVEQAAFTPANVVPGIGFSPDRLLQGRLFSYGDTQRYRLGINHHQIPVNASRVQVQHSFHRDGAMRTDGNLGGTVNYEPNRFGDFAQDRNASEPPLAVGAPQGDFLRGAVDRYDHREDEDYYSQPAALFRLFDAAQRERFFGNIARHMHGVPDEIVARQIEHFRRIDPAYADGVVAALVKLDEAAAAK, encoded by the coding sequence ATGTCCGAACGCAAACTCACCACGGCAGCCGGCGCGCCCGTCGCCGACAACCAGAACTCGATGACGGCCGGGGCGCGCGGCCCGGTCGCCTTGCAGGACGTGTGGCTGATCGAGAAGCTGGCGCACTTCGACCGCGAGGTGATTCCGGAGCGGCGCGTGCATGCGAAGGGCTCCGGCGCGTTCGGCACCCTCAAGGTTACGCACGACATCACGCGTTATACGAAAGCGAAGGTCTTCGCGGAAGTCGGCAAGGAAACGCCGCTTTTCATGCGCTTCTCGACGGTAGCGGGCGAGCGCGGCGCAGCCGACGCGGAACGCGACGTGCGTGGTTTCTCGATCAAGTTCTACACGGAAGAGGGTAACTGGGACGTGGTCGGCAACAACACGCCGGTGTTCTTTATCCGCGACCCGCTCAAGTTTCCGGACTTCATTCACACGCAGAAGCGTGATCCGTACACGAACATGCGCAGCAACATCGCGGCGTGGGATTTCTGGTCGCGGCATCCGGAGTCGCTGCATCAGGTGACCATCCTGATGAGCGATCGCGGCATTCCGAAGAACTACCGGAAGATGCACGGCTTCGGTTCGCACACGTTTTCGTTCATCAACGCGAACAACGAGCGATTCTGGGTGAAGTTCCACTTCAAGTCGATGCAGGGCATCGAAAACTACACCGATGCCGAAGCGGCGCAGGTGATCGCGAGCGACCGTGAGAGCGCGCAGCGTGATCTCGTCGGCAGTATCGACAGCGGCAACTTTCCGAAATGGCGCTTCTGCATCCAGGTGATGCCGGAGGCGGACGCGGCCACCTACCGCTACAATCCGTTCGACATCACGAAGGTCTGGCCGTACAGGGACTATCCGTTGATCGACGTCGGCGTCATCGAGTTGAACCGCAATGCGCAGAACTACTTTGCGGACGTCGAGCAGGCTGCGTTTACGCCGGCAAACGTGGTGCCGGGGATTGGCTTCTCGCCTGACCGCCTGTTGCAGGGACGTCTGTTCTCCTACGGCGACACCCAGCGTTACCGCCTTGGCATCAACCATCACCAGATTCCGGTGAACGCGTCGCGCGTGCAGGTCCAGCATTCGTTCCATCGCGACGGCGCGATGCGCACGGACGGCAACCTGGGTGGCACGGTGAACTATGAGCCGAACCGCTTCGGTGACTTTGCGCAGGATCGCAATGCGTCGGAGCCGCCGCTTGCCGTTGGCGCTCCCCAAGGGGACTTCCTGCGCGGCGCAGTCGATCGCTACGACCACCGCGAAGACGAGGACTACTACAGCCAGCCGGCCGCGCTGTTTCGCCTCTTCGATGCTGCGCAGCGCGAGCGGTTCTTCGGCAACATCGCGCGGCATATGCATGGTGTGCCGGATGAGATCGTCGCGCGTCAGATCGAGCATTTCCGCAGGATCGATCCGGCGTATGCGGACGGAGTGGTGGCTGCGCTCGTGAAGCTCGATGAAGCGGCGGCAGCGAAGTAA
- a CDS encoding hydrogen peroxide-inducible genes activator: MTLTELKYIVAVARERHFGRAAEACFVSQPTLSVAIKKLEDELNVQIFERGTSEVSVTPIGEQIVTQAQRVLEQTLAIKEIAKQGKDPLVGPLRLGVIYTIGPYLLPTLVKQMIRRVPQMPLMLQENYTLKLIELLKQGEIDVAIMALPFPETGLMLRPLYDEPFVVALPSGHAWETRPKIDPDDLKQETMLLLGSGHCFRDHVLGVCPELMRFSQNADGIQKTFEGSSLETIRHMVASGVGITVLPRMSVQEVKPHAGGVDSGLLSYVAFDEPVPDRRVVLAWRKSFTRMPAIDAISDAIAACDLSGVKKLDLPVAVN; this comes from the coding sequence ATGACGCTCACTGAATTGAAATACATCGTCGCGGTTGCGCGCGAGCGGCACTTCGGCCGGGCGGCCGAAGCGTGTTTCGTCAGCCAGCCGACGCTGTCGGTGGCGATCAAGAAGCTCGAGGACGAGCTCAACGTGCAGATTTTCGAGCGCGGTACGAGCGAAGTCAGCGTCACGCCAATCGGCGAGCAGATCGTCACGCAGGCGCAACGCGTGCTGGAACAGACGCTCGCCATCAAGGAAATCGCCAAGCAAGGCAAGGATCCGCTCGTCGGACCGCTGCGCCTCGGCGTGATCTACACGATCGGGCCCTACCTGCTGCCGACGCTCGTCAAGCAGATGATCCGGCGCGTCCCGCAAATGCCGCTGATGCTGCAGGAAAATTACACGCTGAAGCTGATCGAACTGCTAAAGCAGGGCGAAATCGACGTGGCGATCATGGCGCTGCCGTTCCCGGAGACGGGACTGATGCTGCGTCCGCTGTATGACGAGCCTTTCGTTGTCGCGCTGCCGTCCGGACATGCCTGGGAAACGCGTCCCAAGATCGATCCGGACGATCTGAAGCAGGAAACCATGCTGCTGCTGGGCAGCGGGCACTGCTTCCGCGATCACGTGCTTGGCGTGTGCCCCGAACTGATGCGCTTCTCCCAGAACGCGGACGGCATCCAGAAGACTTTCGAAGGCTCGTCGCTCGAAACGATCCGCCATATGGTGGCGAGCGGCGTGGGCATTACCGTGCTGCCGCGTATGTCGGTGCAGGAAGTCAAGCCGCACGCGGGCGGGGTCGACTCCGGCTTGCTGAGCTACGTGGCTTTCGACGAGCCCGTGCCGGATCGCCGTGTCGTGCTCGCGTGGCGCAAGAGTTTTACCCGGATGCCGGCAATCGATGCCATCTCCGACGCAATCGCCGCCTGCGATCTTTCCGGCGTGAAGAAGCTCGATCTGCCGGTCGCGGTGAACTGA
- the recG gene encoding ATP-dependent DNA helicase RecG, giving the protein MPLSDRRLLAHADDADDASAEVSADASAEPKRRAARGKAATSSPSGAGDAKRAAPALTRTADKLAKLGLTRDIDLVLHLPMRYEDETMLTPVGELLPGGMAQSEGVVFDNEIAYRPRRQLLVKLRDDAGDELVLRFLNFYGSQVKQMAVGQRLRVRGDVRGGFFGMEMVHPAVRVVEEDTPLPQALTPVYPATAGVTQAYLRKSIDNALSRTALPELLPEPIAQAFVQPLGLPPLAEAVRTLHHPSVDSDETALIDGTHPAWLRIKFEELLAQQMSLKRAHEERRMRTAPEMPRRAPTDSGSLVARLLAALPFALTGAQQRVCAEISRDLTQPHPMQRLLQGDVGSGKTVVAALAAAQAIDSGYQAALMAPTEILAEQHARKLRGWLEPLGVSVAWLAGSLKTKEKRAALEAAALGTAHLVIGTHAIIQDAVEFARLGLVIVDEQHRFGVEQRLALRAKAQNAADGARDFQPHQLMMSATPIPRTLAMTYYADLDVSTIDELPPGRTPILTKLVSDARREEVIGRVREAALTGRQVYWVCPLIEESETLQLQTAVETWETLVATLPELNVGLVHGRLAPAEKAAVMGAFTRNEVQLLVATTVIEVGVDVPNASLMVIEHAERFGLAQLHQLRGRVGRGSAASVCVLLYTGPLSQTARARLQTMRETTDGFEIARRDLEIRGPGEFLGARQSGAAMLRFADLQQDGWLIEPAREAAARLLAEYPQVVTQHLARWLGAREQYLKA; this is encoded by the coding sequence ATGCCCCTGTCCGACCGCCGCCTCTTAGCCCATGCCGACGATGCCGACGATGCAAGCGCGGAAGTAAGCGCGGATGCAAGCGCCGAGCCGAAGCGCCGCGCGGCGCGGGGCAAGGCGGCGACTTCGTCACCGAGCGGAGCCGGCGACGCGAAAAGGGCCGCCCCGGCGCTGACCAGAACCGCCGACAAGTTGGCCAAGCTCGGCCTGACCCGCGACATCGATCTCGTGCTGCATCTGCCGATGCGCTATGAAGACGAAACCATGCTGACGCCGGTCGGCGAACTGCTGCCGGGCGGCATGGCGCAGAGCGAGGGCGTCGTGTTCGACAATGAGATCGCCTACCGGCCGCGCCGCCAGTTGCTGGTCAAGCTGAGGGACGACGCCGGCGATGAACTCGTGCTGCGCTTTCTCAACTTCTACGGCTCGCAGGTCAAGCAGATGGCCGTCGGCCAGCGTCTGCGCGTGCGCGGCGATGTCCGCGGCGGCTTCTTCGGGATGGAAATGGTGCATCCGGCGGTGCGCGTGGTCGAAGAGGATACGCCGCTGCCGCAGGCGCTCACGCCGGTTTATCCCGCCACCGCGGGCGTCACGCAGGCGTATCTGCGCAAGTCGATCGACAACGCGTTGTCGCGCACCGCGTTGCCCGAACTGTTGCCGGAGCCGATCGCACAGGCCTTTGTTCAGCCGCTTGGACTGCCACCGCTTGCCGAAGCGGTGCGCACGCTGCATCACCCGAGTGTCGATTCCGACGAAACCGCGCTGATCGATGGCACGCACCCGGCCTGGCTGCGCATCAAGTTCGAGGAACTGCTCGCGCAGCAGATGTCGCTCAAACGCGCGCATGAAGAGCGGCGCATGCGCACAGCGCCTGAGATGCCGCGTCGTGCGCCGACGGATTCCGGCTCGCTCGTCGCCCGCCTGCTCGCCGCGCTGCCGTTTGCGCTGACCGGCGCGCAGCAGCGCGTCTGCGCCGAAATCTCGCGGGATCTGACCCAGCCGCATCCGATGCAGCGTCTGTTGCAAGGCGACGTCGGCAGCGGCAAGACGGTCGTCGCGGCGCTCGCCGCCGCGCAGGCCATCGACTCGGGCTACCAGGCCGCCCTGATGGCGCCCACTGAAATTCTCGCCGAGCAGCACGCGCGCAAGCTGCGTGGCTGGCTCGAACCGCTTGGCGTGAGCGTCGCGTGGCTTGCCGGCAGTCTGAAAACGAAGGAGAAGCGCGCCGCGCTGGAGGCGGCGGCGCTTGGCACCGCCCACCTCGTGATCGGCACGCACGCGATCATCCAGGACGCGGTCGAGTTCGCGCGGCTCGGGCTCGTGATCGTCGACGAACAGCATCGTTTCGGCGTCGAGCAGCGGCTCGCGTTGCGTGCGAAGGCGCAGAACGCGGCCGACGGCGCGCGCGATTTTCAGCCTCACCAGTTGATGATGTCGGCGACGCCGATCCCGCGCACGCTCGCCATGACCTATTACGCCGATCTCGACGTCTCGACCATCGACGAACTGCCGCCCGGCCGCACGCCGATCCTGACGAAACTCGTATCCGATGCGCGCCGTGAAGAGGTCATCGGTCGCGTGCGCGAGGCGGCGCTGACGGGGCGTCAGGTGTACTGGGTGTGTCCGCTGATCGAGGAAAGCGAGACGCTGCAACTGCAGACTGCCGTCGAAACCTGGGAAACGCTGGTGGCCACGCTCCCCGAACTGAACGTCGGACTGGTACATGGCCGGCTGGCGCCTGCGGAGAAAGCCGCGGTGATGGGGGCGTTTACACGCAACGAAGTACAGTTGCTTGTGGCGACCACGGTGATCGAAGTGGGCGTCGACGTGCCGAACGCATCGCTGATGGTGATCGAGCACGCCGAGCGCTTTGGTCTGGCGCAATTGCACCAGTTGCGCGGGCGCGTCGGGCGAGGCAGCGCGGCGTCGGTGTGCGTGCTGCTGTACACCGGACCGCTGTCGCAGACGGCTCGTGCGCGCCTCCAGACGATGCGCGAAACCACCGATGGTTTCGAGATCGCGCGCCGCGACCTCGAAATCCGTGGACCGGGCGAATTCCTCGGGGCGCGGCAGTCGGGCGCCGCCATGCTGCGTTTTGCCGATCTCCAGCAGGACGGCTGGCTGATCGAGCCGGCACGTGAAGCCGCCGCACGGCTGCTGGCGGAGTATCCGCAGGTGGTCACACAGCATCTGGCGCGCTGGCTCGGCGCGCGCGAGCAGTACCTGAAGGCCTGA
- the queA gene encoding tRNA preQ1(34) S-adenosylmethionine ribosyltransferase-isomerase QueA — translation MFTLSDFDFALPPELIAQTALPERSASRLLEVDSEVQPPRFIDRRFAELPECIAPGDLLVFNDTKVLKARFLGQKASGGKIEVLVERLTGERTALAQIRASKSPGPGTKLRLADAFDVTVGERVEPFYTLHFPADCLTLIEQYGRLPLPPYIEHDPDATDETRYQTVFAQNPGAVAAPTAGLHFDDSLLAKLDAKGVERATLTLHVGAGTFQPVRVENLAEHKMHSEWYQLPQTLVDRIGATRSRGNRVIAVGTTSMRALEAAARDAEAAGRPLAATSAETDIFITPGYRFRVVDRLVTNFHLPKSTLLMLVSAFAGVDTIRAAYQHAIDERYRFFSYGDAMLLTRRDA, via the coding sequence ATGTTCACGCTTTCCGATTTCGATTTCGCGCTGCCGCCCGAGCTGATCGCGCAAACCGCGTTGCCCGAACGTAGCGCTAGCCGTCTGCTCGAAGTGGACAGCGAGGTGCAGCCCCCGCGTTTCATCGACCGCCGCTTCGCCGAACTGCCGGAGTGCATCGCTCCCGGCGATCTGCTGGTGTTCAACGATACCAAAGTGCTGAAGGCACGCTTCCTCGGCCAGAAGGCCAGTGGCGGCAAGATCGAAGTGCTGGTCGAACGGCTGACTGGCGAGCGCACGGCGCTCGCACAGATCCGCGCCAGCAAGAGCCCCGGTCCGGGCACGAAGCTGCGCCTCGCCGACGCGTTCGACGTCACCGTCGGCGAGCGCGTCGAACCGTTCTACACGCTGCATTTCCCGGCCGACTGCCTGACGCTGATCGAGCAGTACGGCCGTCTGCCGCTGCCGCCCTACATCGAGCACGATCCGGACGCGACCGACGAAACCCGCTATCAAACGGTGTTCGCGCAGAATCCTGGCGCCGTGGCCGCACCGACCGCCGGTCTGCACTTCGACGATTCGCTGCTGGCGAAGCTCGACGCCAAAGGCGTCGAACGCGCGACGCTGACGCTGCACGTGGGTGCAGGCACGTTCCAGCCGGTGCGCGTCGAAAACCTCGCCGAGCACAAGATGCACAGCGAGTGGTATCAGTTGCCGCAGACGCTGGTCGACCGGATCGGGGCAACGCGCTCGCGCGGCAACCGCGTGATCGCGGTGGGCACGACGTCAATGCGCGCGCTCGAAGCCGCGGCGCGCGACGCCGAAGCCGCCGGCCGTCCGCTCGCTGCAACGAGCGCCGAGACGGATATTTTCATCACGCCGGGCTACCGGTTCCGCGTCGTCGACCGGCTGGTGACGAACTTCCATTTGCCGAAGTCGACACTGCTGATGCTGGTCTCGGCGTTCGCCGGCGTCGACACGATCCGCGCCGCTTACCAGCACGCGATCGACGAGCGTTACCGTTTCTTCAGCTACGGCGACGCCATGCTACTGACGCGCCGCGACGCGTAA
- the tgt gene encoding tRNA guanosine(34) transglycosylase Tgt — MTDGHTHNPNDSHTAHDRQAGERPANGLGFDLLTTDGQARRGRLTLNHGVVETPIFMPVGTYGTVKAIQPRELDEIHAQIILGNTFHLWLRPGLDTVAAHGGLHRFMGWNRPILTDSGGFQVFSLGDLRKITEDGVTFASPINGDKLFLSPEVSMQIQKVLNSDIVMQFDECTPYATNNVPTSHPEAAGSMRMSMRWAKRSIDEFNRLGNPNALFGIVQGGMFEDLRDESLAGLSEIDFHGFAIGGLSVGEPKEDMMRVLNHIGPKLPANKPHYLMGVGTPEDLVAGVAAGIDMFDCVMPTRNARNGWLFTRFGDIKIRNATHRNSLRPLDEHCGCYTCRNFTRGYLHHLHRVGEILGAQLNTIHNLHYYLELMQEMRDAIEAHLFDTFRKQFHENRARGVEAPA, encoded by the coding sequence ATGACCGACGGTCATACCCACAACCCGAACGATTCGCACACCGCCCACGATAGACAGGCGGGCGAGCGCCCCGCCAACGGCCTCGGATTCGACCTGCTCACCACCGACGGCCAGGCACGCCGCGGACGTCTGACGCTCAATCACGGCGTCGTCGAAACGCCGATCTTCATGCCGGTGGGCACCTACGGCACCGTGAAGGCGATCCAGCCTCGCGAACTCGACGAAATCCACGCGCAGATCATCCTCGGCAACACGTTCCATCTGTGGCTGCGTCCGGGACTCGATACCGTCGCCGCACACGGCGGCCTGCATCGCTTCATGGGCTGGAACAGGCCCATCCTTACCGACTCAGGCGGCTTTCAGGTCTTTTCGCTGGGGGATCTGCGCAAAATCACCGAAGATGGCGTCACGTTCGCATCACCGATCAACGGCGACAAGCTGTTTCTGTCACCGGAGGTGTCGATGCAGATCCAGAAGGTGCTGAACTCGGACATCGTTATGCAATTCGACGAGTGCACGCCGTACGCGACGAACAATGTCCCGACATCGCACCCGGAAGCGGCCGGATCGATGCGCATGTCGATGCGCTGGGCGAAGCGCTCCATCGACGAATTCAACCGGCTCGGCAATCCGAATGCGCTGTTCGGCATCGTCCAGGGCGGCATGTTCGAAGACCTGCGCGACGAATCGCTCGCGGGCCTGTCGGAGATCGACTTCCACGGCTTCGCGATCGGCGGGCTGTCGGTCGGCGAGCCGAAGGAAGACATGATGCGCGTGCTGAACCACATCGGCCCGAAGCTGCCGGCGAACAAGCCGCACTACCTGATGGGCGTCGGCACGCCCGAAGACCTGGTGGCGGGCGTGGCGGCGGGCATCGACATGTTCGACTGTGTGATGCCGACCCGCAATGCACGCAACGGCTGGCTCTTCACCCGTTTCGGCGACATCAAGATCCGCAACGCGACGCACAGGAACTCGCTGCGCCCGCTCGACGAGCATTGCGGCTGCTATACCTGCCGCAACTTTACGCGCGGTTATCTGCACCACCTGCACCGTGTCGGTGAGATTCTGGGCGCGCAACTCAACACGATCCACAACCTGCACTACTACCTCGAACTGATGCAGGAAATGCGCGACGCCATCGAAGCACACCTGTTCGATACGTTCCGCAAGCAGTTCCATGAGAACCGCGCACGCGGCGTCGAAGCGCCCGCGTAA
- the yajC gene encoding preprotein translocase subunit YajC — protein sequence MSFISNAFAQGTGGAESSLMSFLPLILMFGVLYFIMIRPQMKRQKEHRNMLSAMAKGDEVVTNGGIVGKVTKVSDAYVGVEIAEGTEITVQKASVTQILPKGTIKSL from the coding sequence GTGTCGTTCATTTCCAACGCCTTCGCGCAAGGCACCGGTGGCGCAGAATCGAGTCTGATGAGCTTTCTGCCGCTGATCCTGATGTTCGGTGTTCTGTACTTCATCATGATCCGCCCGCAAATGAAGCGCCAGAAGGAACATCGCAACATGCTCTCCGCCATGGCGAAGGGCGACGAAGTGGTCACCAACGGCGGCATCGTCGGCAAGGTGACCAAGGTGAGCGATGCCTATGTCGGCGTCGAAATCGCCGAAGGCACGGAAATCACCGTGCAGAAGGCATCGGTTACGCAGATTCTCCCGAAGGGCACGATCAAGTCGCTGTAA